The DNA sequence gaacaagaaaaaaagtttttatgctCAATAGAGCTTTtaatgttaagaaaaatataaaaaacatcaatatgtttaaaattttataagtatttttattattattattattattgttgttgtaattggacaaatttttttaatcttagtGAAAACAAGTACTGTTAGCAATAATGATTGATATTGAAAACTATTGTTTAACGGCTAATAGCATCGATAAATATCCAAATGAAGTTTTTAGAATCTGAAAAAAAGTAGTAATTAATAGACGTCTACTTTTAGTtgtgaggaaaaatttttagttatatttaccATAATGAAAAGATGTCTGgaaaatgaacaaaattttccggctGTTATTGTGAGCGGTTTGTGAGAACGgtaattgatgaaaattaacAAACGCGCTTCTCGAAACGGTAAATTAAACCAGTTACTTTCATAGCATGTCTGAGTTATCAGTGtactcttgaaaaaaaaattatgtaacacAATTACCGAttcaaaaatagatttttgtttttttttaaaatacggtTAATTTTTAGCCAATTTAATTCGGTCATTctcgaaaaaaatgtttgtactCGGAAGCTAATGggattattgaattttttcatgataagtttttcaatattataaaagtaaattgaatGTGCAATCACTATTAGTTCTTTTTTCGTTGACATAAATTCTGTATAAATGTGATTATATACTTACTTGAAAAGAAAGTAAATCAccaatataacaataaataaacagatgCAAAATCGTGTAAATCATGTATGAAACATTAAACATAATTTCAAGGATtgacatattattatttgtactaTCCACAAAAgtctgaaaatataataaattttacaactttcaattttttcaattatcgaTGATTTATTGGGAGCGTATTGGAAGGGATAGAAAAGAGAGGGTAAATTAGCGCACTAAGCGAATAAACCCTCGTGTGTAAATTTGAATCGCTATTTCTACAAATTTCAAGTTAATATGCCAAATTCACTAATCGATATGGCCTTTATCTGTGCATTGCATAAATTGATTAACTCTTCAGCACTCCCGTGTTTTTTAGTGTCTCGCTTAGACGACACTAACATCCTATAATTTGAATAGCTTCCTGTCAGAAAAATGGTCATAGGGGGAATGCTGACGAGTTAAATCATTGactaatttttagtattattattcacCATTGTTAACATGTATCCTTGGAAACAAAATGCTAATGTACATACAAGCATTTGCGGGAGCAAAACTATGcaaaacgaattttcaataagttcaataaatcttaaaaaaaaataacaaatagtATGTTCCATTAAATACTTgattagattattaattatactgttaataatcataataaaaataaatatcttactGATTGAGTTCCTCGTGACGTTTGACTATTTGCCCTAAACTCCACCgaaatttatagatatttttaaaatttgtctcattcacaagatttttaattgatattccAACAATTGCCAACTGGCCGCAAATATGCAATAAAATCATTGACATAAAACTGTCAAACGAAGCATAGGCTGTTGGTGAAAATAATGTCGCAAAGCACTGAATTACCCAAgttagtaaataatattttaaatcttttgtaGAATACGGTAAGTAAGCAGGATACAGAAGATCAATAGCTACATTTGAATCATGatctatttgttttttttgtatttgcgTCGCCATCCATACCTAAAATATagttgttataattattattaatcaataattaagaaatatattctgaaaaaacaatttaatttaaacaactttgaataaaatgaaGGCAATGACAGTTGAGCTGATAAGAAGACctgaaataattgaaatagcTCTGCTCAAATTAGCCATTTTCATCATCGGTATCTTTTCGTTGTCTCTTCTGTTTATTGTCCAGTCTTTAGCGATTaagtcaataaatattttcatttctgaaaaaaaaaaaaatttttacgcattataaaaaaatgaaatcaatatatttataatttcttgcgcaccttttttgtagtaataaaaaattacaagtttcATCATAGCAATTATTAGTGGAATGCTAATAGAAAGGCACTCAATCACAGCATCCATATTACCCCAAAGTGGATAAATACTTGCGATCAGCGGTatccatataaaaattaaaacacaaaaaaaacagaaccatgttttatattttgaaattcctTTGCTTGATCGTGGCCATGCACCGATAAAATTGAGCATAAATTGATTCCATCCCACTGCATATCTATATCCTAAAGttttcacatattttttcaatattttgtaCACTGTAACAAAATTTGTGGAGCGGACGCGGACTAAATccggagtaaattcggagtgaatAGTCgactgattatttatttagtctcctcggatattaaatttgaaggaGAGAATATTTTAGTATTGAAACTCTGAATCGAAGTAAATGCAGatcgaaataaaattcataacaCCCTGAATTCACTtctgattttttacaataagaaaagtgttaatatattttcaatgaattCTTTTATGTTCACCTTCATTACAATAATCCATTGATGTTGTTCTGTTGacagataaattgaaaatgatgTCTGTTTCAACAAATATTGATCGCTAAGCcctattgtaaaattaaaccaCCGCCGATAATAGGCTATGCAATAAGATAATTTCTTTCATGTAGATCCGTTTTATTTATGAAGTTTTAAAGTTTCAATGGGATGTtagttcgaaaaaaaaaaatttttttttgttcggaTGTCTTTAGTTTCACAACCATATGCTGCTTTAAattgaagataaatataaaattcagtgaattgtagacttttttttttttatttatttaacataaataaaatcattaaatagaaatataaGTAGTacaaatgagtgtgaatgaaTTTACtgaggtaaaaaatatttttatttattctatgagttttatcattttatatttgagTGTCAATCattcattgataaaaaaggcattaatgatgataatactTACAAAGACAAAGAGGTTTAGAAAGctttaaatttgtcaaaaacTATGACGAGCAGTTTACAAGTGCAATagtcgattaattttattttatttacataaattttacaagCACTTGAATAAGCTACAATCagctaaagttttttttaaatatacttataatgaaataaataagtgaaaatttttttctgtattttaaGTGAGCGCCAGTacatttaagttttttataattaaacgtttttaatcaactaatttttaatgtacCGTAAACACGCACAATTGAACTTTCGAAAAGTGTACATGTCGTCATGAAGAAAATTATCTCACTAATGAGAGTTAAATAGGCAAGTAGAACTTTGATGCTTTCTCATGGCATGATAGTTGACGCGGAGGCTGCCATTAAATTGACCGCGGGTCAGTTTTTTGCAGGCCAATTGACATCATCTATCCGAAAATTGTCATACAACTTCTCTGCCTCATATAACTAATATGTAttgtaacgaatgtgaaactgatgttttaaaatatttgaataaccAGAAAACGAAtgccttcttctcttgttttataGATGCGTGACTAGAGTCAGTCAGTCTTATATTGATAACATAACAGTATACATctgtatatcaataaactatatctCTCTTTGCCTTTCTTTTACTGATGTTAATTGTGGTGtcattatttctaatataagtgtgttattattgtagtgCATagtaatattcatttataagtTACCAGTCACtacagtatatttataaatatttataaaacttaagaTACCTAAATATCTCTAAAACTTTGAAAAGGCTCGTATTCAAGTCAAGACATTAACAACGTTACCAAATTCAATAACATCGACTAATTTCATCGTTCAGATATGGCTGGAACGAAATTTTCCTCGTTCCCTTAATAATatggattataaaaataattatttatttttattcattgcaAAATCGATCATGTATACTAAATATATCGTTCATTACGATATGAATAAGTTgtcattggaaaattttttttttattcctgtagtaaaaacaattactgttagcaataataattaatattggaGATTATTGTTTGACGGCTAATAGCATCGATAAATATCCAAatgaagtttttaaaatctgaaaaaaagtAGTAATTATTAGACGTCTACTTTTAgttgtgagaaaaaatttttagttatatttaccATAATAAAAAGATGTCTGgaaaatgaacaaaattttccggctGTTATTGTGAGCGGTTTGTAAGaacgatgattgatgatcatCAACAAGCGCGCTTCTCGAAAAGGTAAATTAAACCAGTTACTTTCATAGCATGTCTGAGTTATTAGTGTActcttaaaaagaaaaattatgtaaaacaTTACCGATTCaaaaaccgattttttttttaaatacggTTAATTTTTAGCCAATTTAATTCAGccattccaaaaaaaaatatttttactcggAAGCTATTGggattattgaattttttcacgacaagttttcaatataataaaaatatatataaaacttgTGCAATAGTTCCAATTTTATCTGCCGCTATCttaatataaagtaatttatgatattgaacaaaattttcaactgcGTAACTATAAAATacatctaaattttttttttttcattattttcaatattatatcaaaaaataatgtaattttttgtcaaaaaatctgaaaaccgCCTGACCCTGCAGGCTCAGGGAGCTTGGAAACATTATTACTTGTGAATTTTTGAgttcttcgagctcaaaaatttgttaggcCGGTAAAACATACcttcactgaaaaataataatttttgtccgacgatatctttggaacgagTGAACAAATTTAAACGTTCTTGGTGGCACTCAAAAGGGCTCAACAAGACTTTACACTGTTTACACTTTGAGGGGAATCGGGCAAATGGTTTATAAGTTACacgcaaaaaaccaaaaacgaaaaaaattttaatttctattctTCGTATAACTCGTAAACGACATGACCGATCTACCCTAAAATCTATTCAATTCTAAGTTTTGGTGAGCCCGTTTGATTGCTACCAATTACgttcaaatcggttgattcgtttcaaagatatcgtcggacaaaaaaattttcatacgcacacacacacacacacacacgtccATCCGggaatagtcagaatagtaTCCTAGGACCTCATAACATCGACATCAGATGAAAActcgaatttcaaaaatcggaccAAAACCAATGACTTcccttttttttgaaaatttgcaattttctcagtgagaagtttaaaataaaaaaacatcatCACTTTATTAACTTTGTTTTCAACACCAATTACGTATATATGTGGTAGAACTTACTTGAAAAGAAAGCAAATCAccaatataacaataaatgaaCAGATGCAAAATAGTgtagatcatatatgaactGAAAAACATAATTTCAAGGATTGACATATTATTGTTTGCACTATCCACCAAATTctgaaaatatcataaattttacaactttcaattttttcaattatcgaTGATTTATTGGGAGCGTATTGGAAGGGATAGAAAAGAGAGGGTAAATTAGCGCACTAAGCGAATAAACCCTCGTGTGTAAATTTGAATCCCTATTTCTACAAATTTCAAGTTAATATGCCAAATTCACTAATCGATATGGTTTTTATCTGTGCATTGCATAAATTGATTAACCCTTCAGCAATCCCATGTTTTTTAGTGTCTCGCTTGCACTACACTAACATCCTATACTTTGAATAGTGTCCTATCAGAAAAATGGTCATAGGGGGAATGCTGACGGGTTAAATCATTGactaatttttagtattattttttaccattgtTAACATGTATCCTTGAAAACAAAATGCTAATGTACATACAAGCATTTGCGGAAGCAAAATTGAGCAAAACGAATTTTCAAGAAGTTcaataaatcttaaaaaaaataacaaatagtATGTTCCATTAAATACTTgattagattattaattatactgttaataatcataataaaaataaatatcttactGATTGAGTTCCTCGTGACGTTTAACAATTTGCCCTAGACACCATCgaaatttatagatatttttaaaatttgtctcattcacaagatttttaattgatattccAATAATTGCCAACTGGCCGCAAATGTGCAACAAAATCATTGACATAAAACTATCAAACGAAGCATAGGCTGTTGTTGAAAAATATGTGGTAAAGCACTGAATTGCCCAAGtgggtaaataatattttaattcttttgtaGAATACGGTAAGTAAGCAGGGTACAGAAGATCATTAACTACATTTGAATTATGATTTACTTgttgttttttcatttgtatcgCCATCCATATCTAAAATTGAATtgctatcattattattgttcagtaataaagtaatatattctgataaaataatttaatttaaacaactttgaataaaaagtaaGCAATGATAGTTATGTTGATAAGAAAAactgaaataattgaaatagttcTGCTCAAAGTAGCCATTTTTATCATCGGTATCCTTTCATTGTCTCTTCTGGTTATTGTCCAGTCTTTAGCAATTaagtcaataaatattttcatttctgaaaaaaaaaaaaaaaaaaaaattacgcgcTATAAACgaattaaatcaatatatttataatttcttgcGCACCTTTCttgtagtaataaaaaattacaagtttcATCATAGCAATTATTAGTGGAATGCTAATAGAAAGGCACCCGATCACAGCATCCATATTACCCCAAAGTGGATAAATACTTGCGGTCAGCGGTatccatataaaaattaaaacacaaaaaaaacagaaccatgttttatattttgaaattcctTTGCTTGATCGTGGCCATGCACCGATAAAATTGAGCATAAATTGATTCCATCCCACTGCATATctatattctaaatttttcacatattttttcaatattttatacacTGTAACAAAATTTACGGAGTGAACACGGATTACTCCTTACgcaaagtgatttttttaaacttcgaAATTCCGACTAATGAAACGAATTCGAATTGGATTAAAATCCATAtccactccgaattcacttttgattttttacagtgtaaagaaaagtattaatattttttaaattaattctttgaCGTAcctttattataataatccaTTGATGTTGTTCTGTTGACAGATAAATTGAAACTGATAtctgtttcaaaaaatattgatcgCTAGGCtctattgtaaaattaaactacCGCCGATAATAGGCTATGCAATAAGATAATTTCTCTCATGTAGAtccgttttatttataaagttttaaagtttCAATGGGAtgttagtttaaaaaaaaaaaattttttttgttcggaTGTCTTTAGTTTGACTGCCATATGCTGCTTTAAattgaagataaatataaatttcagtgaattgtagacttttttttttatttatttaacataaataaaatcattgaataGAAACATAAGTAGTacaaatgagtgtgaatgaatttactgagataaaaaatatttttatttattctatgagttttatcattttatatttgagTGTCAATCATTCATTGACAAAAAAGGcattaatgatgataatactTACAAAGACAAAGAGGTTTAGAAAGctttaaatttgtcaaaaacTATGACGAGCAGTTTACAAGTGCAATagtcgattaattttattttatttacataaattttacaagCACTTGAATAAGCTACAATCagctaaagttttttttttaatatacttataaagagataaataagtgaaaattattttttgtattttaagtGAGCGCTAgtccaattaaattttttataataaaacgtTTTTAATCAACCGATTTTTAATGTACAGTAATCACGCaaaattaaactattgaaaaatgtatatgtTGTCATGAAGAAAATTATCTCACTAATGAGAGTTAAATAGGCAAGTAGAACTTTGATGCTTTCTTATGACATGATGGATAATGTAAATACATGACCAAGAATTGcaagttttattttctcatttttattataattataacatcatagttaatagttaaattttaataaaagatatCATGGCTATGTACATAATCATTCGccgtaaattataaaaacgttgttaaaattgtaattatataacatattttttattgatttctttaattaaatccaactaatattttatttattaacaatttaaattttttataataaattattaattgtcatgGCTAACTGATttcaattgattataaaaaaaaagattgtaTGTCCTGAATGAAATGTCACTCAATTCTTCACCACATAACACATAACAGACGATTAGCCATTATTTATgagtacttaaatttttttactaaaagaCTTTTTCATTCAAACGATTAAAACTGCAGTCGATATGTGACCGAgtatacactaaaaaaatcgggagtaaatTTATGGTGAtaacagattttatttaaatccacattCAATCtgacaaatttaattgtttatactACAGCCTTATCAATTTACTCTCATACTCTGTTCatttttgttatcattaaagttcaataagaaaaattttttcattaattcgcAAACTAATTGATTTCAGTAATtgcaaaatcataaaatttttgaaaaaaagttctaaacatggtcacaatttttttacttgtcgattgatatatttatcaactatgaaagatttaaaaaacttattaaatttttagaatttaccTAGGGGCTGCGGTTTccttgatacaaaaaaattcagtatttaatctgaaaatgttta is a window from the Microplitis demolitor isolate Queensland-Clemson2020A chromosome 4, iyMicDemo2.1a, whole genome shotgun sequence genome containing:
- the LOC128667546 gene encoding uncharacterized protein LOC128667546 is translated as MKLVDVIEFGYRYAVGWNQFMLNFIGAWPRSSKGISKYKTWFCFFCVLIFIWIPLIASIYPLWGNMDAVIECLSISIPLIIAMMKLVIFYYYKKEMKIFIDLIAKDWTINRRDNEKIPMMKMANLSRAISIISGLLISSTVIAFILFKVWMATQIQKKQIDHDSNVAIDLLYPAYLPYSTKDLKYYLLTWVIQCFATLFSPTAYASFDSFMSMILLHICGQLAIVGISIKNLVNETNFKNIYKFRWSLGQIVKRHEELNQFIELIENSFCIVLLPQMLVCTLAFCFQGYMLTMSTLITQTCYESNWFNLPFREARLLIFINYRSHKPLTITAGKFCSFSRHLFIMILKTSFGYLSMLLAVKQ
- the LOC103568351 gene encoding odorant receptor 4; the encoded protein is IFIWIPLTASIYPLWGNMDAVIGCLSISIPLIIAMMKLVIFYYYKKEMKIFIDLIAKDWTITRRDNERIPMIKMATLSRTISIISVFLINITIIAYFLFKIWMAIQMKKQQVNHNSNVVNDLLYPAYLPYSTKELKYYLPTWAIQCFTTYFSTTAYASFDSFMSMILLHICGQLAIIGISIKNLVNETNFKNIYKFRWCLGQIVKRHEELNQFIELLENSFCSILLPQMLVCTLAFCFQGYMLTMNLVDSANNNMSILEIMFFSSYMIYTILHLFIYCYIGDLLSFQSTLITQTCYESNWFNLPFREARLLMIINHRSYKPLTITAGKFCSFSRHLFIMILKTSFGYLSMLLAVKQ